A genomic region of Prionailurus bengalensis isolate Pbe53 chromosome D1, Fcat_Pben_1.1_paternal_pri, whole genome shotgun sequence contains the following coding sequences:
- the PLEKHB1 gene encoding pleckstrin homology domain-containing family B member 1 isoform X1, with product MSPAAPVPPDSTLESPFEEMALVRGGWLWRQSSILRRWKRNWFALWLDGTLGYYHDETAQDEEDRVLIQFNVRSIKIGQECHDVQPPEGRSRDGLLIVNLREGSRLYLCAETKDDAVAWKTALLEANSTPAPTGATVPPRSRRVCPKVRCVTRSWSPCKVERRIWVRVYSPYQDYYEVVTPNAHEATYVRSYYGPPYAGPGVTHVVVREDPCYSAGAPLAMGMLAGAATGAALGSLMWSPCWF from the exons ATGAGTCCTGCAGCCCCG GTTCCGCCTGACTCCACCCTGGAAAGTCCTTTTGAAGAAATGGCCCTGGTGAGGGGCGGCTGGCTGTGGAGACAGA GCTCCATCCTCCGCCGCTGGAAGCGAAACTGGTTTGCCTTGTGGCTGGATGGGACCCTGGGCTACTACCATGATGAGACTGCACAGGATGAGGAGGATCGCGTGCTCATCCAGTTCAATGTCCGCAGCATAAAGATCGGCCAAGAGTGCCACG ATGTGCAGCCCCCAGAGGGCCGGAGCCGAGATGGCCTGCTGATTGTGAACCTCCGGGAGGGCTCCCGCCTGTATCTGTGCGCAGAGACCAAGGACGATGCCGT AGCGTGGAAGACGGCGTTACTGGAGGCGAATTCTACCCCG GCCCCAACCGGAGCCACCGTCCCTCCCAGGAGCCGCCGGGTTTGCCCCAAGGTCAGGTGTGTGACCCGCTCGTGGAGCCCCTGTAAGGTTGAGAGGCGGATCTGG GTGCGTGTCTACAGCCCGTACCAGGACTACTATGAGGTGGTAACTCCCAATGCTCATGAAGCCACATACGTACGCAGCTACTACGGACCGCCCTATGCAG GCCCCGGCGTGACGCACGTAGTAGTGCGGGAGGATCCCTGCTACAGTGCGGGCGCTCCGCTGGCCATGGGCATGCTCGCGGGGGCCGCCACAGGTGCCGCGCTCGGCTCGCTCATGTGGTCTCCCTGTTGGTTCTGA
- the PLEKHB1 gene encoding pleckstrin homology domain-containing family B member 1 isoform X3, translated as MSPAAPVPPDSTLESPFEEMALVRGGWLWRQSSILRRWKRNWFALWLDGTLGYYHDETAQDEEDRVLIQFNVRSIKIGQECHDVQPPEGRSRDGLLIVNLREGSRLYLCAETKDDAVAWKTALLEANSTPVRVYSPYQDYYEVVTPNAHEATYVRSYYGPPYAGPGVTHVVVREDPCYSAGAPLAMGMLAGAATGAALGSLMWSPCWF; from the exons ATGAGTCCTGCAGCCCCG GTTCCGCCTGACTCCACCCTGGAAAGTCCTTTTGAAGAAATGGCCCTGGTGAGGGGCGGCTGGCTGTGGAGACAGA GCTCCATCCTCCGCCGCTGGAAGCGAAACTGGTTTGCCTTGTGGCTGGATGGGACCCTGGGCTACTACCATGATGAGACTGCACAGGATGAGGAGGATCGCGTGCTCATCCAGTTCAATGTCCGCAGCATAAAGATCGGCCAAGAGTGCCACG ATGTGCAGCCCCCAGAGGGCCGGAGCCGAGATGGCCTGCTGATTGTGAACCTCCGGGAGGGCTCCCGCCTGTATCTGTGCGCAGAGACCAAGGACGATGCCGT AGCGTGGAAGACGGCGTTACTGGAGGCGAATTCTACCCCG GTGCGTGTCTACAGCCCGTACCAGGACTACTATGAGGTGGTAACTCCCAATGCTCATGAAGCCACATACGTACGCAGCTACTACGGACCGCCCTATGCAG GCCCCGGCGTGACGCACGTAGTAGTGCGGGAGGATCCCTGCTACAGTGCGGGCGCTCCGCTGGCCATGGGCATGCTCGCGGGGGCCGCCACAGGTGCCGCGCTCGGCTCGCTCATGTGGTCTCCCTGTTGGTTCTGA
- the PLEKHB1 gene encoding pleckstrin homology domain-containing family B member 1 isoform X2, which yields MALVRGGWLWRQSSILRRWKRNWFALWLDGTLGYYHDETAQDEEDRVLIQFNVRSIKIGQECHDVQPPEGRSRDGLLIVNLREGSRLYLCAETKDDAVAWKTALLEANSTPAPTGATVPPRSRRVCPKVRCVTRSWSPCKVERRIWVRVYSPYQDYYEVVTPNAHEATYVRSYYGPPYAGPGVTHVVVREDPCYSAGAPLAMGMLAGAATGAALGSLMWSPCWF from the exons ATGGCCCTGGTGAGGGGCGGCTGGCTGTGGAGACAGA GCTCCATCCTCCGCCGCTGGAAGCGAAACTGGTTTGCCTTGTGGCTGGATGGGACCCTGGGCTACTACCATGATGAGACTGCACAGGATGAGGAGGATCGCGTGCTCATCCAGTTCAATGTCCGCAGCATAAAGATCGGCCAAGAGTGCCACG ATGTGCAGCCCCCAGAGGGCCGGAGCCGAGATGGCCTGCTGATTGTGAACCTCCGGGAGGGCTCCCGCCTGTATCTGTGCGCAGAGACCAAGGACGATGCCGT AGCGTGGAAGACGGCGTTACTGGAGGCGAATTCTACCCCG GCCCCAACCGGAGCCACCGTCCCTCCCAGGAGCCGCCGGGTTTGCCCCAAGGTCAGGTGTGTGACCCGCTCGTGGAGCCCCTGTAAGGTTGAGAGGCGGATCTGG GTGCGTGTCTACAGCCCGTACCAGGACTACTATGAGGTGGTAACTCCCAATGCTCATGAAGCCACATACGTACGCAGCTACTACGGACCGCCCTATGCAG GCCCCGGCGTGACGCACGTAGTAGTGCGGGAGGATCCCTGCTACAGTGCGGGCGCTCCGCTGGCCATGGGCATGCTCGCGGGGGCCGCCACAGGTGCCGCGCTCGGCTCGCTCATGTGGTCTCCCTGTTGGTTCTGA